The Chelonia mydas isolate rCheMyd1 chromosome 3, rCheMyd1.pri.v2, whole genome shotgun sequence genome includes a region encoding these proteins:
- the LOC122464941 gene encoding uncharacterized protein LOC122464941, whose amino-acid sequence MTGTTFGFLYYKTQLKPDYLKRLGFVVRTLWEQEWEVMKETDKELADLLNQAQLPLLPRDALYGGRTNAFRLYYKPNPGEEIHSYDFTSLYPFVNKTKEYPIGHPDIIYDKFGPLANYFGITKVKVYPLRSLFFPLLPVRVGGKLLFLLCRTCVDTEQREMCTHTDEERAILGTWCTVELNTAIAKGYVVAKIYEMWHFNEKSDELFSVYIKLHVCQKEEASRYPSWCTEEEKPNKYVNDFYQQEGVLLRQLEIRSNSAKCQIAKLLLKSLWGQFGQRTNLPNTSIVRDPDKLFQNLFSPNYEDSSCEFMEDETACVSWKHAKDLHSLWQYQSS is encoded by the coding sequence ATGACGGGCACAACTTTTGGGTTTCTTTATTACAAGACGCAGCTCAAGCCCGACTATCTGAAAAGACTTGGTTTTGTAGTGAGGACTCTCTGGGAGCAGGAGTGGGAGgtgatgaaagaaacagacaAGGAGCTTGCAGATCTTCTAAACCAAGCCCAGTTGCCTCTCCTGCCTAGGGATGCACTTTATGGGGGGAGGACAAACGCTTTCCGTCTGTATTACAAACCTAACCCTGGGGAAGAAATCCACTCTTATGATTTTACCAGCCTGTACCcttttgtaaacaaaaccaaGGAATACCCCATCGGACACCCTGATATAATTTACGATAAATTTGGAccccttgcaaattattttggaattacAAAAGTTAAAGTGTACCCCCTGCGAAGCCTCTTTTTCCCGTTGTTACCTGTCAGAGTGGGTGGCAAGCTTCTGTTCCTGCTATGCCGAACCTGTGTGGACACCGAGCAGCGGGAGATGTGCACCCACACTGATGAGGAGAGGGCCATCCTGGGGACTTGGTGCACGGTGGAATTGAACACGGCCATAGCGAAGGGGTACGTGGtggctaaaatctatgaaatgtggcattttaatgaaaaatctgatgaaCTCTTTTCAGTGTACATAAAATTACACGTCTGCCAGAAAGAAGAGGCTTCAAGGTATCCCAGCTGGTGCACagaggaagaaaaaccaaataagTATGTTAACGATTTCTACCAGCAAGAAGGCGTGCTTTTACGCCAACTCGAGATCAGGTCGAACTCCGCTAAATGCCAAATCGCTAAATTGTTGTTAAAATCTCTGTGGGGTCAGTTTGGCCAAAGAACAAACCTACCCAACACCAGCATCGTGAGAGATCCTGACAAACTCTTTCAGAACCTGTTTTCCCCCAATTACGAGGATTCATCCTGCGAGTTTATGGAGGATGAAACCGCGTGTGTGTCTTGGAAGCACGCAAAAGACCTGCACTCTCTCTGGCAATACCAGTCTTCATAG